One genomic segment of Flagellimonas marinaquae includes these proteins:
- a CDS encoding serine hydrolase domain-containing protein: MKKVQGFFVWTVVLLIYNPVMGQDTLKRQLDDILEGYSAKSQFSGAVLVAKKGTVLYENAFGMADWENQVSNKVDTKFLIGSATKSFTAIAIMQASEDGLLEVHEPLSTYIPELNQELGLLTLHFLMKNSSGLPVHLNRITELEHRDISSQELISLYNSVPLSFVPGTRYEYSNLNYQLAALVLERVTQTPYKDYLENHIFKPLKMKHTGVERTHSKSTDKALGHDLVSGKFIRADENYMAYAKGGGDMYSNVSDIFKWDRALYATVLVDANSKQQLFDGTPGTFGGYGYGFKVKSYDRNEGRDGPGKLVRHGGSMYGYICNIHRYLNDEVLIVVLGNIRPYPTMEITVAIEEVLRSKGFF, from the coding sequence ATGAAGAAAGTGCAAGGATTTTTTGTATGGACCGTTGTTCTCTTAATCTATAATCCGGTCATGGGACAGGATACCCTTAAAAGGCAACTGGATGATATATTGGAAGGATATAGTGCGAAGAGCCAGTTTAGTGGAGCTGTATTGGTGGCGAAGAAAGGAACGGTATTGTATGAGAATGCTTTCGGAATGGCTGACTGGGAAAACCAGGTGTCGAATAAAGTAGATACCAAGTTTTTAATTGGATCAGCAACAAAGTCATTCACGGCCATTGCCATAATGCAGGCCAGCGAGGATGGATTGTTGGAAGTGCATGAGCCGCTCTCTACTTACATTCCTGAACTGAACCAGGAGCTTGGACTATTGACGTTACATTTTTTAATGAAAAACTCTTCGGGATTGCCTGTTCACCTCAATCGGATCACGGAGCTGGAACATCGGGATATTTCAAGCCAAGAACTTATTTCGTTGTACAATTCCGTTCCGCTTTCCTTTGTTCCTGGAACACGATACGAATACTCCAACCTCAATTATCAATTGGCGGCCTTGGTCTTGGAGCGGGTTACCCAAACTCCCTATAAGGACTATTTGGAAAATCATATTTTCAAACCTCTAAAAATGAAACATACGGGAGTTGAGCGAACCCATTCAAAATCAACGGACAAGGCGTTGGGTCACGATTTGGTATCAGGAAAGTTTATCAGGGCCGATGAAAATTATATGGCCTATGCCAAAGGGGGAGGTGATATGTATTCCAATGTCAGTGATATATTCAAATGGGATAGAGCCCTATATGCTACTGTCTTGGTGGACGCAAACAGTAAACAACAACTGTTTGATGGTACTCCCGGCACCTTTGGTGGCTATGGCTATGGTTTTAAGGTAAAGTCATATGATCGAAATGAAGGCAGGGATGGCCCAGGTAAACTTGTCCGGCATGGAGGTTCCATGTACGGATATATCTGTAACATCCATCGGTATTTGAATGACGAGGTCTTGATTGTTGTTTTGGGGAACATAAGACCCTATCCTACTATGGAAATCACGGTTGCCATTGAAGAAGTACTTCGATCAAAGGGATTTTTTTAG
- a CDS encoding helix-turn-helix domain-containing protein has product MMDLITIVGSGFGLVAIFLALFFLFQKKFQNDGYLYLYGCLIVLGLELLYKVLILSRAIFDIPWVYIPGRLHNLLVYPLLLLFFSSITNLNPRFRRWYRFVLYGFGLYALYVFLHVLTIPSQSKMEMLQLFYQDKRPGPYNYWRNPISLLKSTLIPLAFLSVIGIQFYRFRKGTSDRPSVRLLNLLSLIIIVYFLFNQFSNPIYRMVHDVSGYSMVEWPVDIGFLSFLILLFSILALMVNTGSVLFPTAKYSRSSLSSASYRVIVDKAKRIIEDDLLYKKESLSLSELSALIGTNPKYLSQSINAKLDCNFVDFVNGYRVEEAKRLMLNPANRSFTLEAIGSLAGFTSKSGFFRAFKKATGMTPNQFLTSRTGINS; this is encoded by the coding sequence ATGATGGATTTAATTACAATCGTTGGTTCTGGTTTTGGGTTGGTGGCCATTTTTTTGGCCCTGTTCTTCCTTTTTCAAAAGAAGTTCCAAAATGATGGTTATTTATATTTATATGGATGCCTTATCGTTTTGGGGCTTGAATTGTTGTACAAAGTGTTGATTCTAAGTAGAGCCATATTTGATATACCTTGGGTATATATTCCTGGGCGCCTCCACAACCTATTGGTGTACCCCTTGTTATTGCTGTTCTTTAGTTCTATTACGAATCTCAATCCACGTTTCAGGCGTTGGTATCGATTTGTTTTATATGGGTTTGGTTTGTATGCCCTTTATGTATTCCTTCATGTCTTGACCATTCCATCCCAAAGTAAAATGGAAATGCTTCAGTTGTTCTATCAGGATAAAAGGCCAGGACCGTATAATTATTGGAGAAACCCCATAAGTTTACTCAAATCCACTTTGATTCCTTTGGCCTTTTTGAGTGTTATAGGGATTCAATTTTATAGGTTCCGTAAAGGCACTTCGGATAGGCCATCCGTACGCTTGTTAAACCTTTTGTCCCTAATTATTATCGTCTATTTCCTGTTCAATCAGTTTTCCAACCCCATCTATAGGATGGTTCATGACGTATCGGGTTATTCCATGGTCGAATGGCCGGTCGATATTGGCTTTTTATCTTTCTTGATACTGCTTTTCTCCATTTTGGCCCTTATGGTCAATACGGGAAGTGTATTGTTTCCAACGGCCAAATATTCCCGAAGCTCATTGTCAAGCGCTTCCTATAGGGTAATTGTCGATAAGGCTAAACGGATAATTGAGGATGATTTATTATATAAAAAGGAAAGTCTCAGCTTATCCGAACTTTCCGCATTGATCGGTACCAATCCAAAATACCTTTCGCAGTCCATAAATGCCAAACTCGATTGTAATTTTGTGGATTTTGTAAATGGCTACAGGGTGGAGGAGGCAAAGCGATTGATGTTAAATCCGGCCAACAGATCATTTACCCTGGAAGCTATTGGTAGCTTGGCAGGCTTCACATCCAAATCCGGTTTTTTTAGAGCTTTTAAAAAGGCGACCGGGATGACCCCGAACCAATTTTTGACCTCAAGAACTGGTATCAATTCTTGA
- a CDS encoding DUF2306 domain-containing protein: MNLKTIIIKGLWGIFAFLCIGVSLYPIKYFIGAKNVGLLATKSPELLLDSLWNTGFYGHIVFGGIALLVGWAQFSKRFRTKRIKLHRILGKVYSVSSVISALCGIGIAFSATGGGVAQMGFISLGIIWFATTIVAYRYIKKGAVIKHQTFMFYSYAACFAAVTLRVWLPILLVFMDDFMVAYRIVAWLCWVPNLLFAWYMIHSMARKRTIHGI, from the coding sequence ATGAATCTTAAGACTATAATAATAAAGGGATTATGGGGCATTTTTGCATTTTTATGTATCGGGGTGAGCTTATATCCGATCAAGTATTTCATTGGGGCCAAAAATGTTGGTTTGCTGGCGACGAAATCGCCGGAATTGTTGTTGGACAGCCTTTGGAACACTGGATTTTATGGCCATATCGTTTTTGGTGGAATCGCATTACTTGTGGGATGGGCACAGTTTAGCAAACGGTTTCGGACAAAAAGAATCAAGCTCCACAGAATATTGGGAAAGGTGTATAGTGTTTCATCCGTGATCAGTGCGTTGTGTGGTATTGGTATTGCCTTTTCGGCTACCGGCGGGGGTGTAGCACAAATGGGATTCATCTCACTGGGGATTATTTGGTTCGCGACAACTATTGTTGCTTATCGATACATCAAGAAGGGTGCTGTGATAAAGCACCAGACCTTCATGTTCTACAGTTATGCAGCTTGCTTTGCAGCGGTTACTTTGCGCGTATGGTTGCCCATATTATTGGTGTTCATGGATGACTTTATGGTCGCTTATCGGATAGTTGCTTGGTTGTGTTGGGTACCCAATCTTTTGTTTGCATGGTATATGATTCATTCGATGGCCAGAAAAAGAACAATTCATGGCATTTGA
- a CDS encoding S1 family peptidase encodes MKRTIVLLLLFLLVFEWSAAQRDSVLVCDVKFKTLKYDNGHAGSGFLVKYHNKVFVCTAKHVLFFAKTDLMKTISLGDDLVSWSFVSKKNPNVKVSAGELINEDKTELLVMPPKGDWLVFATNAEIPRGIHLFDVRADTLEIGERLYFMGYPYGSKSPIKVEGRFQGYTQTGNLSLDVPTGTYGGCSGGPVFDQHGLLVGLVSMGYVDQETNAMVFEPASTDYFKSIVRM; translated from the coding sequence ATGAAGAGAACCATCGTATTGCTTTTACTGTTCCTACTGGTGTTCGAGTGGTCTGCGGCCCAAAGGGATTCCGTACTGGTATGTGATGTGAAATTTAAAACGTTAAAGTATGACAATGGCCATGCTGGAAGTGGATTTTTGGTAAAATACCATAACAAGGTGTTTGTCTGTACTGCAAAACATGTGCTGTTTTTCGCAAAAACCGATCTCATGAAAACCATAAGCCTTGGAGATGATTTGGTGTCATGGTCCTTTGTGTCAAAGAAGAATCCTAATGTGAAGGTCTCTGCAGGGGAATTAATCAATGAGGATAAGACGGAGCTTTTGGTCATGCCGCCCAAAGGAGATTGGTTGGTCTTTGCGACCAATGCTGAAATCCCGCGAGGTATCCATCTTTTTGATGTGAGAGCTGATACATTGGAAATTGGGGAGCGTCTTTACTTTATGGGCTATCCGTATGGAAGCAAGTCCCCAATAAAAGTGGAGGGAAGATTCCAAGGGTATACGCAAACAGGAAATTTAAGTCTGGATGTACCGACAGGTACCTATGGTGGCTGCAGTGGAGGTCCTGTTTTTGATCAGCATGGGCTACTGGTTGGGTTGGTCTCCATGGGATATGTAGACCAAGAAACTAATGCCATGGTGTTTGAGCCTGCATCCACAGATTACTTCAAGAGTATAGTCCGGATGTAA